One region of Reinekea marina genomic DNA includes:
- a CDS encoding Fe(3+) dicitrate ABC transporter substrate-binding protein, whose protein sequence is MNELTTRSFMGLSEPALDAFKFHLLIFILIISCNSLSSRDNANHYQLKEINMVKQLVSLCAALLISSLTFGQITVNDELGTVELDSVPVRVVALEFSFVDALASLGIAPVGVADDGDKTRVIEQIRARIGEDWVSLGSRSQPSLEVIASLKPDLIIADRERHEAIYEDLKRIAPTLILKSRGETYQDNLKSVIKVASAFDREGEMAQKVAEHSQKMDAFAKQIDNDASLLFAVSSARGVYMHAPKAYAGGVVNRLGLRSPVPDETEAYVQTTIEGLVKANPDYFLVGEYGEETVIDTFKENSLWTLMSAVKNDHYVETDPRLWSLNRGMIAAKFG, encoded by the coding sequence TTGAACGAGCTGACAACTCGTAGTTTCATGGGCCTAAGCGAGCCAGCTTTGGATGCTTTTAAATTTCATTTGTTGATATTTATTCTCATTATCAGTTGCAATTCATTATCATCTAGGGATAATGCGAACCATTATCAATTGAAGGAGATTAATATGGTCAAGCAACTCGTTTCGCTTTGTGCTGCCCTACTCATTAGTAGTTTAACTTTTGGTCAAATTACCGTGAATGATGAGTTAGGAACTGTCGAACTTGATTCTGTTCCAGTACGAGTAGTGGCATTAGAATTCTCTTTTGTCGATGCCTTGGCAAGCTTAGGTATTGCTCCTGTGGGCGTAGCAGATGATGGCGATAAAACACGCGTTATTGAACAAATTAGAGCGCGCATAGGTGAAGACTGGGTATCTTTAGGTTCACGTTCTCAGCCCAGCTTGGAAGTGATTGCTTCGCTCAAGCCAGACTTAATTATTGCCGATCGTGAACGCCATGAAGCGATATATGAAGATCTAAAACGCATTGCCCCAACGCTTATATTGAAAAGCCGTGGTGAAACATACCAAGACAACTTAAAATCCGTGATTAAAGTAGCTAGTGCTTTCGATCGAGAAGGTGAAATGGCGCAAAAAGTCGCTGAACATAGCCAAAAGATGGATGCCTTTGCAAAGCAAATAGATAACGATGCAAGTTTGTTGTTTGCTGTGTCGAGTGCGCGCGGTGTCTATATGCATGCACCAAAAGCCTATGCCGGAGGGGTGGTAAATCGTCTAGGGCTACGATCGCCCGTACCCGATGAAACAGAAGCGTATGTACAAACAACCATTGAAGGATTAGTCAAAGCCAACCCAGATTATTTTTTAGTGGGTGAATATGGTGAAGAAACGGTAATTGATACGTTTAAAGAAAATAGCTTGTGGACCTTAATGAGTGCGGTCAAAAATGATCACTATGTTGAAACAGATCCTCGCCTTTGGTCGCTTAATCGCGGCATGATAGCAGCGAAATTTGGCTGA
- a CDS encoding VF530 family DNA-binding protein: protein MSEQYLNNPLHGLKLDVLLTELVDFYGWEILAAALNFNCFKTNPSIKGSVKFFRKTEWARHKLEAFYLYRYKHLPRPDDKQFALPPRDRIIPEHQKPRDSVVLTLEELERINERKAKNAPKSNRGRPNNRSDSHYRSKTPSTKPSDDSADPWANARKIIAEKNGDNS, encoded by the coding sequence ATGAGCGAACAATATTTAAATAACCCGTTACATGGACTCAAATTAGACGTATTGCTAACGGAGCTCGTCGATTTTTATGGCTGGGAAATACTCGCCGCTGCTTTAAACTTTAACTGCTTTAAAACCAATCCATCGATCAAAGGCAGCGTAAAGTTCTTCAGAAAAACCGAATGGGCGCGACATAAACTAGAAGCGTTCTACCTTTACCGCTACAAGCACCTGCCAAGACCAGACGACAAGCAGTTTGCGCTGCCACCGAGAGATCGCATCATTCCAGAGCACCAGAAGCCTCGCGACTCAGTTGTGTTAACGCTAGAAGAGTTAGAGCGTATTAATGAGCGTAAAGCGAAGAATGCACCTAAGTCAAACCGCGGTCGGCCTAACAATAGAAGCGATTCACATTATCGAAGCAAAACACCTTCAACTAAGCCTTCAGATGACAGTGCAGACCCATGGGCAAACGCCCGTAAAATAATTGCTGAAAAGAATGGCGATAACAGTTAG
- a CDS encoding oxidoreductase, translated as MSTSFKALIVEKSEDKQFSRHIGERTIDELPEGEILIKVQYSSLNYKDALSATGNPGVSRIFPHTPGIDAAGTVVESQSDAFKKGDEVIVTSYDLGMNTAGGLGQYIRVPQQWVLKRPQGLTAKEAMGFGTAGLTAALMISALQSNGVTPEKGPVLVTGATGGVGSIAVSILSKLGFNVTAATGKASAEDFLKRLGASEVINRETLLDNSRPMFKEHWAGVVDVVAGDTLANAIKSCQYNGVVTASGLVGAVDFTTSIFPFILRGVRLIGIDSVECSMDVRTQAWQALASDYKVETLESLVTEITLDQAESSLLAMLKGQSHGRIVVNMENS; from the coding sequence ATGTCGACATCCTTTAAAGCACTCATCGTTGAAAAATCAGAAGACAAACAGTTCAGTCGCCATATCGGCGAGCGCACCATTGATGAGTTACCGGAAGGTGAAATACTCATAAAAGTTCAGTACTCATCGCTTAATTATAAAGATGCGTTATCGGCCACAGGCAACCCTGGTGTTAGCCGGATCTTTCCGCATACGCCCGGTATTGATGCCGCAGGCACCGTCGTTGAAAGCCAGAGTGACGCCTTCAAAAAAGGCGATGAAGTGATCGTGACCAGCTATGATTTAGGCATGAACACCGCTGGTGGGCTGGGCCAATATATTCGCGTTCCCCAGCAGTGGGTGCTAAAACGCCCACAAGGGCTAACCGCAAAAGAAGCGATGGGCTTCGGAACGGCCGGTTTAACCGCCGCATTGATGATCAGTGCACTGCAAAGTAATGGCGTAACACCAGAGAAAGGCCCTGTTTTAGTGACCGGAGCAACAGGCGGCGTTGGCTCAATCGCGGTATCTATATTATCGAAGCTAGGGTTCAACGTAACGGCCGCCACTGGCAAGGCCAGTGCTGAAGACTTCTTAAAGCGTCTCGGCGCCAGTGAAGTAATTAACCGTGAGACATTGCTAGATAACAGCCGACCCATGTTTAAAGAGCACTGGGCAGGAGTAGTCGATGTGGTGGCAGGTGATACCTTAGCCAATGCAATAAAATCGTGCCAATACAATGGTGTTGTCACCGCCAGTGGTTTAGTCGGCGCAGTCGATTTTACGACATCGATATTTCCATTCATCTTAAGGGGGGTGCGATTAATCGGTATCGATTCAGTAGAGTGCTCAATGGATGTTCGAACTCAAGCATGGCAAGCGCTCGCGAGTGACTATAAGGTAGAAACACTCGAAAGCTTAGTTACCGAGATAACCTTAGACCAAGCTGAATCATCATTGCTGGCCATGCTAAAAGGACAATCTCATGGTCGAATCGTAGTAAACATGGAAAATTCTTAG
- a CDS encoding NAD(P)/FAD-dependent oxidoreductase translates to MNIVIVGGGAGGLELATRLGRKFGRRKKANITLIDRNNTHLWKPLLHEVASGSLDMGVDSLSYRAHAYNHHFRFKLGSLSGIDRNTKTITLASLTDEEDQEVLPERKVDYDILVLALGSVTNDFGTPGVKEHALFLDAATQAEKFHTKLLNGLLKLNKNAEQDKSAVYRIAIVGAGATGVELSAELHHTFNTMKAYGLNELKPSQLKISLIEAGPRILPALPERISASAHKELGELGVDVKTNTLVARGEAGAFITKDDQAIEADLLVWAAGIKVPDQFAAMSDLETNRINQWQVKPTLQTTLDNNIYALGDCAACIMPDGKQVPPRAQSAHQMASHVYLNIARQLKGEPADKEYQYTDYGSLVNLSRYSTVGSLMGNLSKGSMMIEGRIARLMYVSLYRLHQLALHGWVRTGLRMVSDRINKIIRPRLKLH, encoded by the coding sequence ATGAATATAGTCATTGTTGGCGGAGGTGCAGGTGGTTTGGAATTGGCGACGCGATTAGGTCGCAAATTTGGACGACGTAAAAAAGCCAACATCACTTTAATCGATCGGAACAATACTCACCTATGGAAGCCACTACTTCATGAAGTGGCTTCGGGCAGTTTAGATATGGGCGTAGACTCGCTCAGCTACAGAGCCCATGCTTATAATCACCATTTTCGATTCAAGCTCGGTTCACTGAGCGGGATAGATCGGAACACCAAAACAATTACACTCGCCTCATTAACCGATGAAGAAGACCAAGAGGTATTGCCCGAGCGCAAAGTAGATTACGACATACTGGTGTTAGCCTTAGGCAGTGTCACTAATGATTTCGGAACACCAGGGGTTAAGGAGCACGCACTCTTTTTAGATGCTGCAACGCAGGCTGAAAAATTCCACACCAAATTATTGAATGGGCTACTAAAGCTAAATAAAAATGCGGAGCAAGATAAGTCTGCCGTATACCGCATTGCTATTGTTGGCGCTGGAGCGACCGGTGTCGAGCTTTCAGCAGAATTGCACCACACCTTTAATACCATGAAAGCCTATGGTCTTAATGAGCTAAAGCCATCACAACTTAAAATCAGCTTAATAGAGGCAGGCCCTCGTATACTGCCTGCACTGCCCGAGCGGATATCGGCATCGGCGCATAAAGAACTCGGTGAATTAGGCGTGGATGTAAAAACGAATACGCTCGTAGCGCGCGGTGAAGCGGGCGCCTTTATTACTAAAGACGATCAAGCCATAGAAGCCGATTTACTCGTTTGGGCCGCCGGAATCAAGGTTCCCGATCAGTTCGCCGCTATGTCTGATTTAGAGACTAATCGCATAAACCAGTGGCAGGTAAAGCCTACTCTGCAAACCACACTCGATAACAACATATACGCCCTTGGCGATTGTGCCGCCTGCATCATGCCCGATGGCAAACAAGTTCCTCCAAGGGCTCAATCGGCACACCAAATGGCGTCGCATGTCTATTTGAATATTGCTCGGCAGTTAAAAGGGGAGCCAGCAGATAAAGAATACCAATACACGGATTACGGCTCACTGGTTAACCTAAGCCGATACTCAACCGTAGGTAGCCTCATGGGCAATTTGTCTAAAGGCAGCATGATGATAGAAGGCCGTATCGCGCGGCTAATGTATGTTTCGCTGTATCGATTACATCAACTCGCTTTGCATGGTTGGGTGAGAACAGGGTTACGGATGGTGTCTGATCGAATCAATAAAATTATTCGCCCTCGTTTAAAGTTGCATTAA
- a CDS encoding DUF4442 domain-containing protein — MTQLNKVSKTVARLEKAPKFMRTWVLSTAFGTMIPYAGRSKVRVEKLTHSQSVITIKNKRSVQNHIGSIHATAIAIAAESATGYLVAMNVPDSSVPVIKTLKVDYEKRCKGNITAEAHLTDAQREQIKTQEKGEVTVPVTIIDGENKQPVQCEMIWAWTPKRR, encoded by the coding sequence ATGACTCAGTTAAATAAAGTATCTAAAACCGTAGCGCGCTTAGAAAAAGCGCCTAAATTTATGCGTACATGGGTACTTTCAACCGCGTTCGGTACCATGATCCCTTACGCCGGTCGTTCAAAGGTTCGCGTTGAAAAGCTGACCCACTCCCAATCGGTCATCACCATCAAAAATAAGCGCAGTGTTCAAAACCATATTGGTAGTATTCATGCGACTGCAATCGCTATTGCGGCCGAATCAGCAACGGGCTATTTAGTTGCGATGAACGTGCCCGATTCAAGCGTGCCAGTGATAAAGACCCTCAAGGTTGATTATGAAAAGCGCTGCAAGGGCAACATAACCGCCGAAGCACATTTAACCGATGCCCAAAGAGAGCAAATTAAGACTCAAGAAAAGGGTGAGGTTACCGTACCTGTGACCATTATTGACGGGGAAAATAAGCAGCCCGTGCAGTGTGAAATGATATGGGCATGGACTCCTAAGCGGCGTTAG
- a CDS encoding alpha/beta hydrolase: MRIYSLITSLFKHQKLWLGLLVFSLSSCSMTPTLQYAGANSAFERYQIADKVSLDELDFVEVHYATNRLIQSPGKLANITDDRGSLTYGASLISIPKATYQTADAKLAFVWGPVGINRNPSKNIFLHDVSTLNPSEFFHEVSHTEKSQNDHALLYVHGYNVTFENAIRIAAQLKHDMGFSGLAFAFSWPSRGNFAQYTVDEANVEWSKVDFIKTVKSICDQTQVKTLDIIAHSMGSRLVTSALINLFNDSPSYRKCLGELVLASPDIDADYFKRDLLPRLSAHHLPITLYSSSKDVALKASKTIHGKYPRAGESGKDITVAKGVETIDTSEVSDSMFGHSDYAETAILIKDLSGLLVEGKRAEQREHLVAVPYQNTELNYWILRHNLTQPLKQ, from the coding sequence ATGCGTATTTACTCTCTAATCACTTCTTTGTTTAAACATCAAAAGCTTTGGCTGGGGTTGTTGGTGTTTTCGCTGAGCAGTTGTTCTATGACGCCAACGTTGCAGTATGCCGGCGCAAATAGTGCCTTTGAGCGATACCAAATTGCCGATAAAGTAAGCCTAGATGAACTCGATTTTGTCGAAGTGCACTACGCGACCAACCGGCTCATTCAATCGCCGGGGAAACTGGCCAACATCACCGATGATCGAGGCTCTCTCACCTATGGTGCTTCGCTAATTAGTATTCCCAAAGCAACTTATCAAACCGCCGATGCCAAGCTAGCGTTTGTTTGGGGACCTGTTGGAATTAATCGTAATCCGAGTAAAAATATTTTCTTACACGATGTTAGTACGTTAAACCCCAGTGAATTCTTTCATGAAGTGAGCCACACAGAAAAATCGCAAAACGATCACGCGCTATTATATGTACATGGTTATAACGTCACCTTTGAAAATGCCATTCGCATTGCTGCACAGTTAAAGCATGACATGGGGTTTTCAGGTCTCGCCTTTGCGTTTAGCTGGCCTTCTCGGGGGAATTTCGCCCAATATACGGTAGATGAAGCCAATGTTGAGTGGAGTAAAGTTGATTTTATAAAGACAGTTAAAAGTATATGTGACCAAACTCAAGTAAAAACGCTCGATATCATTGCGCATTCGATGGGCTCAAGACTGGTCACTTCGGCGTTGATCAACCTGTTTAACGATTCACCCAGTTATCGAAAGTGTTTAGGAGAATTGGTGTTGGCCTCTCCAGACATTGATGCCGATTATTTTAAACGAGATTTATTACCACGATTATCAGCGCACCACCTGCCTATTACTTTGTACTCATCGTCAAAAGACGTCGCCTTAAAAGCCTCTAAAACCATACATGGCAAATACCCACGCGCAGGTGAATCGGGTAAAGACATCACGGTCGCCAAGGGTGTAGAAACGATTGATACCTCTGAAGTAAGCGACAGTATGTTTGGTCATTCAGATTATGCCGAAACGGCTATTTTGATTAAAGATTTGTCTGGATTGTTGGTCGAAGGCAAGCGAGCGGAGCAGCGAGAGCATTTGGTCGCCGTGCCGTATCAAAACACTGAGTTAAATTACTGGATTTTGCGGCACAACTTAACGCAGCCATTAAAACAGTGA
- a CDS encoding DMT family transporter yields MSLIKLIVMTSLALVAFAANSVLTRMALAQGLIDPGNFTLIRLISGAMTLAIICFFVNRNSVQGVFTSGTWLGAFSLWMYAVCFSYGYLHLDTATGALILFTTVQLTMLIISYVRGQRFSIMEWVGLIIAFMGFVVLILPNLSSGTTSLGILLMVASGIAWGSYTLLGKGAVSPTLLTTGNFIRASIMSLPIIFFSASIQYVEFSGVSLAIASGALASGIGYALWYTVLPKLTTSQAAVSQLLVPALAAFGGVLFTGDRLTTLLIVSLAIIMSGIFIVIRAKAH; encoded by the coding sequence GTGTCCTTGATAAAACTCATTGTAATGACCAGCTTAGCGCTTGTTGCTTTTGCGGCTAATTCCGTACTGACTCGAATGGCATTGGCGCAAGGGCTTATCGACCCTGGGAACTTCACTTTAATTCGCTTAATCAGTGGAGCTATGACCTTGGCGATTATCTGTTTCTTTGTAAATAGAAACAGCGTGCAAGGCGTTTTTACATCGGGAACTTGGTTGGGCGCATTTTCTCTGTGGATGTATGCAGTATGCTTTTCTTATGGCTATCTCCACTTAGACACCGCAACTGGCGCTCTCATTCTATTTACGACAGTTCAGTTAACCATGTTAATAATAAGTTATGTTCGCGGCCAACGGTTTTCTATCATGGAGTGGGTAGGGCTAATTATTGCCTTTATGGGTTTTGTCGTATTGATCTTACCTAACTTAAGCTCAGGTACTACAAGCCTTGGCATTTTGCTTATGGTGGCTTCAGGTATAGCCTGGGGCAGTTATACGCTATTAGGTAAGGGAGCTGTTTCACCCACCTTATTAACGACCGGCAATTTTATAAGGGCTTCAATTATGTCATTGCCGATTATTTTCTTTAGCGCTTCCATACAATATGTAGAGTTTTCAGGCGTCTCGCTTGCCATTGCTTCGGGCGCTTTAGCCTCTGGTATTGGTTACGCACTGTGGTACACCGTGTTACCAAAATTGACCACCAGCCAAGCGGCCGTATCTCAATTATTGGTTCCAGCGCTGGCCGCATTTGGTGGCGTTTTATTTACTGGCGACCGCTTAACAACTCTCTTAATTGTGTCACTCGCCATTATTATGAGTGGAATCTTTATTGTTATAAGAGCTAAGGCGCACTAA
- a CDS encoding MFS transporter has product MTSFYRAFLCGRFFDGLSSGMFMMALPWLMLANGASGALVALTAFVCTAGSFLLTPILATYIDRHSRKNILIGVQCIQALTAALVFMSFVKGDAHIGVLIFAQLVFWWTGDFAWSTNSAFTQEHFNANEYPMVSGRLEMVMQTTSLGSGAAGILLMSIWSMREFSAFAMIASLIAALCYGLMPYRRQLSVVLKSSFIAQLVETKTIFQRQPRFFIFLALSCLSYPVLTFLSKLIPIYFSELGLTGDYFAAWKVAYGLGALICGIGVAKLLENFETEKVMFNSVLILSMLLVAMFIILNPLLLIVFTLPFGFFNSFNRIARTVKMSRELNVSERGRIDGGLKLFSTMSQSLGYVLIAWLSHSQMTYLGFLIAAIILLVSAFAMKALFKQSAHIPV; this is encoded by the coding sequence ATGACGAGTTTTTATCGCGCCTTTCTCTGCGGTCGTTTTTTTGATGGCCTGTCTTCAGGCATGTTTATGATGGCATTGCCTTGGCTTATGCTGGCCAATGGGGCGAGTGGCGCTTTGGTTGCATTAACGGCTTTTGTTTGTACAGCGGGTTCATTTTTGCTTACACCCATATTGGCTACTTATATTGATCGTCATTCGCGCAAAAATATCCTTATCGGTGTTCAATGTATACAGGCGCTTACGGCTGCCTTGGTTTTTATGAGTTTTGTGAAAGGTGATGCGCACATAGGAGTGCTCATCTTCGCTCAGCTGGTTTTTTGGTGGACCGGTGATTTTGCATGGAGTACCAACTCAGCCTTCACTCAAGAACACTTCAACGCCAATGAATACCCTATGGTTTCTGGTCGACTAGAAATGGTCATGCAAACTACATCGCTCGGCTCAGGGGCGGCGGGAATTTTATTGATGTCGATTTGGTCAATGCGAGAATTCTCAGCTTTTGCAATGATCGCCTCCCTAATTGCGGCACTATGCTACGGGCTAATGCCCTACCGCCGGCAGCTCAGTGTTGTTCTAAAGTCTTCATTTATTGCGCAGCTGGTAGAAACTAAAACTATTTTTCAGCGCCAGCCTAGATTTTTTATATTTTTAGCATTGTCATGCCTTTCATACCCCGTATTAACCTTTTTATCGAAATTAATACCAATTTATTTTTCTGAGTTGGGCTTAACAGGCGATTACTTTGCAGCTTGGAAAGTGGCTTACGGGCTAGGAGCGCTCATTTGTGGGATCGGTGTAGCCAAACTGTTAGAAAATTTTGAAACTGAAAAAGTGATGTTTAACAGCGTGTTGATACTCTCGATGCTATTGGTGGCTATGTTTATTATTTTGAATCCACTTTTGTTAATAGTGTTTACACTGCCTTTTGGCTTTTTTAATTCATTTAACCGAATCGCCAGAACGGTAAAAATGAGCCGCGAACTTAATGTATCGGAACGGGGCCGTATCGATGGCGGTTTAAAACTATTTTCTACGATGAGCCAAAGTTTAGGTTACGTGTTGATTGCTTGGCTAAGCCATTCGCAAATGACATATCTTGGATTTTTAATTGCAGCCATTATTCTGCTCGTGTCGGCATTTGCCATGAAAGCTCTGTTTAAGCAAAGCGCGCATATACCGGTTTAG
- the soxR gene encoding redox-sensitive transcriptional activator SoxR — protein sequence MELSVGEVAKRSGISVPTLHFYESKGLITSRRNQGNQRRYERSVLRRVAIIKTAQQLGLSLKDIAQSMACLPTNKAPTKQDWLKMSKQWQHELDARISRLEKLRDHLGDCIGCGCLSLQSCKLRNPDDILGKKEVGAVELSQQ from the coding sequence ATGGAATTAAGTGTGGGCGAAGTGGCAAAGCGTAGCGGAATCTCGGTACCGACATTACACTTTTATGAATCTAAAGGACTAATAACGAGCCGTCGAAATCAGGGGAATCAACGCCGCTATGAACGAAGTGTCCTTCGAAGAGTAGCGATTATTAAAACTGCGCAACAGCTTGGTCTTAGCTTAAAAGATATCGCCCAGTCGATGGCCTGCTTGCCCACCAACAAAGCACCGACCAAACAAGATTGGTTAAAAATGTCTAAACAATGGCAGCATGAGCTTGATGCTCGAATATCAAGGCTTGAAAAATTACGCGATCACTTGGGAGATTGCATTGGCTGCGGCTGCCTATCGTTGCAATCATGCAAACTGCGCAATCCTGACGACATCTTGGGAAAAAAAGAAGTAGGTGCTGTTGAACTCAGTCAACAGTAG